One Asticcacaulis sp. MM231 DNA segment encodes these proteins:
- a CDS encoding IclR family transcriptional regulator — translation MARRTAETDDAEEAGDARYRAPALEKGLDIIELLAAAARPMPPKQISEQLNKSVSELFRMVQVLENRGYVAMAENQSGYELTNKLFSLGMSRGISKNLLDHAMPAMRSLAENILQACHIVVASDEQIVVVGQMDAPSIPSFHIRVGFRQNITGTAAGAVLYAFQRPKVRDAWRAALQPTVTEPEWEAFEDQAYCARAKGVLVAPSLYADSITDISCPVFSDRGVLAVMTVPHIKSKLSVSLEECAATLIETVSGLSKALGAPESLIDVSQFR, via the coding sequence ATGGCACGACGTACGGCCGAAACCGATGACGCTGAAGAGGCCGGCGATGCCCGTTATCGTGCGCCGGCGCTTGAAAAGGGGCTCGATATCATCGAACTGCTTGCGGCGGCGGCGCGTCCCATGCCCCCGAAGCAGATCTCCGAGCAGTTGAACAAATCGGTCAGCGAGTTGTTTCGCATGGTTCAGGTGCTTGAAAACCGCGGTTACGTCGCCATGGCTGAAAACCAAAGTGGCTATGAGCTGACAAACAAGCTGTTTTCACTGGGCATGTCACGCGGCATCAGTAAAAACCTCCTCGATCACGCCATGCCAGCCATGCGCTCTCTCGCGGAGAATATCCTTCAAGCCTGCCATATCGTTGTCGCCTCGGATGAGCAGATTGTCGTGGTGGGGCAGATGGACGCGCCGTCCATTCCCAGTTTTCATATCCGGGTAGGTTTCCGGCAGAATATTACCGGGACGGCAGCAGGCGCCGTATTGTACGCCTTCCAGCGGCCCAAGGTGCGTGACGCATGGCGGGCCGCTCTGCAGCCAACGGTCACTGAACCTGAGTGGGAAGCCTTCGAGGATCAGGCGTATTGCGCCCGCGCCAAGGGGGTTCTGGTGGCTCCGAGCCTCTACGCCGACAGCATCACGGATATTTCGTGCCCGGTCTTCAGCGACCGCGGCGTGCTGGCGGTGATGACAGTCCCGCACATCAAAAGTAAACTCAGCGTAAGTCTTGAGGAATGCGCCGCCACCCTGATCGAGACGGTATCTGGCCTGTCAAAGGCTTTAGGCGCGCCCGAGTCGCTCATCGACGTCAGCCAATTTCGGTGA
- a CDS encoding TonB-dependent receptor translates to MKQARLKLWLSVGVSALTLVTFAASAQAQEAPSETTTDATAKRDDTVVVVTARRKALQSATELKKKSDTMIDSVVADEAGRLPDNSITEVLARIPGVTMSRFNGSGDSFQVEGSGIQIRGLSNPSSMLNGREVFSANGGSGLMWGEVTPELMAAVDVYKATRVDLIEGGTGGSIDLRTKMPFDYKKPAFEGSVGLSKGDLVGRSSPSISALVTKRFDTPVGEMGFLVDVAYSKFLSQTGHLSVEPYYKKLYQGEDRYMPAGFGWGDDHFERERTGLYEAFQWRPNDHLVIFQTFFQTHYTSNNNGTSAWLSSDRLMPTSGDATFDENGVLVTADHMSNASFNDGSAGSTVGQGWLSEDQQVDCNAPYGQQATSLDWGASPPSCAVANSSAGSSRGFSTTDNITRDFSQGFTWTGDRLRARGALQFVDSSAKSTGMSAGLSVPVTGFSVDLSGDTPKFLIDNSQSLTSPASYQWSQISWRPTNNHATMVAANLDADYELGDGFFKTISMGVREANRVEHDNYDGTYWASLGAGWNGSPVTHLSDGPAEDSEYYGFDNFFHNDVPVPGVFYVPSSDLLKSNDFAYIMNTYGYSNTITLADGTVVPVTPEQVVQHKHGGSRTAVKTESVYLMAKFGSETGLFGVPYTGNVGIRYTKTSTEASGNFVFAQSDFYMNQADANADFQADPTGTLTPRAVHLSEDVQNRVDESEDARALPAFNINFKPSDTFFVRLAANQTMSRPSFSDITVAGNGSVTTQLNGNNYTESTPGGEVNHVFKPIFDRVTASIGNTTLKPTIATNFDLSLEWYKSWSTTAHLAFFHKDLKDLIVFGDSVVPFPYDFTKTDGTAVSGVSTLTTSQATNADENATIKGFEFGGRTFFDSLPGFWSGFGIDANFTYIESRNPAPKAYDLDGNRFSALPVVGLSRYTYNLNLMYSKGPLYVGLAYNWRSRFLMGTNTNGTGTVGSGYTYCSDTEGHCETIHYNLPLYGRDYGQLDFGANYKVSDRIRISVQASNLTNEVARSDMEIKPGKFYPRNYYESDRRIEFGLNFAY, encoded by the coding sequence ATGAAACAAGCGAGATTGAAGCTTTGGCTGAGCGTGGGCGTTTCCGCCCTGACGCTGGTGACGTTCGCAGCGTCCGCTCAGGCGCAGGAGGCACCCTCGGAGACCACGACGGACGCCACTGCAAAGCGCGATGATACGGTTGTCGTCGTTACGGCCCGCCGCAAGGCGCTGCAAAGCGCCACCGAGTTGAAGAAAAAATCCGACACCATGATCGATTCTGTGGTGGCCGACGAAGCCGGCCGTTTGCCGGACAATTCGATCACTGAGGTGCTGGCGCGCATTCCGGGCGTCACCATGAGCCGCTTCAATGGGTCTGGCGATTCCTTCCAGGTAGAAGGCTCGGGTATTCAGATTCGCGGCCTGTCAAATCCCAGCAGCATGCTCAATGGTCGCGAAGTCTTTTCCGCCAATGGCGGTTCCGGATTGATGTGGGGCGAGGTTACGCCGGAACTGATGGCTGCGGTTGACGTCTACAAGGCGACGCGTGTTGACCTGATCGAAGGCGGAACGGGCGGCTCCATCGACCTGCGCACCAAGATGCCGTTTGACTACAAAAAGCCGGCGTTTGAGGGGTCAGTCGGGCTCAGCAAGGGGGACCTGGTCGGGCGGTCCTCGCCGTCGATTTCAGCCCTTGTCACCAAGCGTTTCGACACCCCGGTCGGCGAAATGGGTTTCCTGGTCGATGTGGCCTATTCGAAATTCCTGTCCCAGACGGGCCATCTCAGCGTCGAGCCCTACTACAAGAAGCTCTACCAGGGCGAGGACCGCTACATGCCGGCGGGTTTCGGCTGGGGCGACGATCACTTTGAGCGCGAGCGCACGGGGCTTTATGAAGCCTTCCAGTGGAGGCCGAATGATCATCTGGTGATTTTCCAGACCTTCTTCCAGACCCACTACACCAGCAACAACAACGGCACGAGCGCCTGGCTGTCGAGCGATCGCCTCATGCCGACCTCCGGCGACGCCACCTTTGACGAAAACGGCGTTCTGGTCACGGCCGATCACATGTCGAATGCCTCCTTTAACGACGGCAGCGCTGGCTCTACCGTTGGCCAGGGCTGGCTTAGCGAAGATCAGCAGGTCGATTGTAACGCGCCCTATGGTCAACAGGCCACCAGTCTGGATTGGGGTGCGTCGCCTCCCAGCTGTGCGGTCGCAAACTCATCTGCCGGCAGCAGTCGGGGTTTCTCGACGACGGATAATATCACCCGCGACTTCAGCCAGGGCTTTACCTGGACGGGCGATCGTCTGCGTGCGCGCGGCGCTTTGCAGTTTGTCGATTCGTCGGCGAAATCCACCGGTATGTCGGCAGGTCTGTCTGTGCCCGTCACAGGCTTCAGCGTCGATCTGAGTGGCGATACGCCCAAGTTCCTGATCGATAATTCTCAGTCCCTGACCTCCCCTGCCAGCTATCAATGGAGTCAGATCAGTTGGCGCCCGACCAACAATCACGCCACGATGGTGGCTGCCAATCTCGATGCTGATTACGAACTGGGGGATGGCTTCTTCAAGACGATCAGCATGGGCGTTCGTGAAGCCAACCGGGTCGAGCACGACAATTATGATGGCACCTACTGGGCGTCCTTGGGGGCGGGCTGGAATGGATCGCCTGTAACCCATTTGTCCGATGGCCCAGCGGAAGACAGCGAATATTATGGCTTCGATAATTTCTTCCATAATGACGTGCCCGTTCCGGGCGTTTTCTATGTGCCGTCGTCTGATCTTCTGAAGTCCAATGACTTCGCGTACATCATGAATACCTATGGCTACAGTAACACCATAACCCTGGCCGACGGTACGGTCGTGCCGGTGACGCCTGAACAAGTTGTGCAACACAAGCATGGTGGGTCGCGCACGGCGGTGAAAACGGAGTCGGTCTATCTTATGGCCAAGTTCGGCAGCGAGACGGGACTTTTCGGCGTGCCCTATACGGGTAATGTCGGTATCCGTTATACTAAGACCTCTACCGAGGCGAGCGGCAACTTTGTCTTTGCGCAAAGTGATTTCTATATGAATCAGGCCGATGCCAATGCCGACTTCCAGGCTGATCCGACAGGCACCTTGACGCCGCGCGCCGTGCATCTGTCAGAAGATGTACAAAATCGCGTCGACGAAAGTGAAGATGCGCGCGCTCTGCCGGCGTTCAACATCAACTTCAAGCCGTCCGACACCTTCTTTGTTCGCCTGGCGGCCAACCAGACCATGTCGCGTCCATCCTTCTCGGACATCACGGTCGCGGGCAATGGATCGGTCACCACGCAGCTGAACGGTAACAACTATACCGAATCGACCCCTGGCGGAGAGGTGAACCACGTCTTCAAGCCGATCTTCGACCGCGTGACGGCCAGTATTGGCAACACGACGCTGAAGCCCACGATCGCCACAAACTTTGATCTTTCGCTGGAGTGGTACAAAAGCTGGAGCACGACGGCCCATCTCGCCTTCTTCCATAAGGATCTCAAAGATCTGATTGTCTTCGGTGACTCGGTCGTTCCCTTCCCTTACGACTTCACCAAAACGGACGGCACGGCTGTTTCGGGCGTGTCAACCCTGACGACCAGTCAGGCGACAAACGCCGATGAAAACGCAACGATCAAGGGTTTTGAATTTGGCGGTCGCACCTTCTTTGACAGCCTTCCCGGCTTCTGGAGCGGTTTCGGAATCGATGCCAACTTCACCTATATTGAAAGCCGCAACCCGGCGCCGAAAGCGTATGATCTGGATGGCAACCGCTTCTCCGCTCTGCCCGTCGTGGGTCTGTCGCGTTACACCTACAATCTGAATCTGATGTATTCGAAGGGGCCTTTGTATGTCGGATTGGCCTATAACTGGCGCAGTCGTTTCCTGATGGGCACCAATACCAACGGAACAGGCACGGTCGGCAGTGGCTACACCTACTGTTCGGATACTGAGGGCCATTGTGAGACCATCCACTATAACCTGCCGCTCTATGGGCGTGATTACGGTCAGCTCGATTTCGGCGCCAACTACAAGGTCAGCGACCGCATTCGGATTTCCGTGCAGGCCAGTAACCTGACAAACGAGGTAGCAAGAAGCGATATGGAGATAAAACCGGGCAAGTTCTACCCGCGTAATTACTATGAATCGGATCGTCGTATCGAGTTCGGTCTTAACTTCGCTTACTAA
- a CDS encoding ATP-binding protein has protein sequence MTLLSERAGGLARFVEAYRSMARLPEPVRRPVALGALLGNVVLVFQQSEAAKRVSIELDLPPDDPQLDVDETLLIQALLNVLTNAAEAADSLSGGGLIRIALESDIKDIRIVIADQGCGVPETLIDQMFHAFVTTKPNGTGTGLNLARQIALAHGGDLLFLGAQDTWSAVFVFTLPTSPKLADVDERLGRA, from the coding sequence TTGACCTTATTGTCGGAACGCGCAGGCGGCTTGGCGCGTTTTGTCGAGGCCTATCGCTCCATGGCGAGATTGCCTGAACCCGTACGCCGGCCGGTCGCGCTGGGAGCCTTGCTTGGCAATGTGGTTCTGGTCTTCCAGCAGAGTGAGGCCGCCAAAAGGGTATCCATCGAACTCGATCTGCCGCCGGATGATCCACAGCTTGATGTCGATGAAACCCTTCTTATCCAGGCGCTGCTCAATGTCCTGACCAATGCCGCCGAGGCCGCGGACTCCCTGTCCGGCGGCGGTCTCATTCGCATAGCATTGGAAAGCGACATTAAGGATATTCGCATTGTCATTGCCGATCAGGGTTGCGGCGTGCCGGAAACGCTTATCGATCAGATGTTTCATGCCTTTGTCACGACCAAGCCGAACGGTACGGGGACGGGACTGAATCTGGCGCGGCAAATCGCCCTGGCGCATGGCGGCGACCTGCTCTTTCTCGGCGCACAGGACACGTGGAGCGCGGTCTTTGTCTTTACCCTTCCGACGTCACCGAAATTGGCTGACGTCGATGAGCGACTCGGGCGCGCCTAA
- a CDS encoding ANTAR domain-containing protein, translating into MNVLIIDPDEARAAIVADGIRSDHGEQETIVRQGPRFELRMLRDFDPDMVIIACESPDRDMLEALQVANEQVPRPVVMFVDRSDDNATAKALEAGVAAYIVDGYNPKRMSSILTVAAQRFNLTQGLRRDLDKAKADLAARKVIDRAKGVLMSSRNLSEDEAYKALRKHAMDTGRPIHAVAADILAVSGLLTPPKDGPGED; encoded by the coding sequence ATGAACGTCCTCATCATCGATCCTGACGAAGCGCGCGCGGCCATTGTGGCCGACGGGATCCGTTCGGACCACGGCGAGCAGGAAACCATCGTCCGGCAAGGCCCTCGTTTTGAATTAAGGATGCTGCGCGATTTCGACCCGGACATGGTCATCATTGCGTGCGAAAGCCCTGACCGCGATATGCTGGAAGCGCTGCAGGTCGCCAATGAACAGGTGCCGCGCCCGGTGGTGATGTTCGTCGACCGGTCCGACGACAATGCGACGGCCAAGGCGCTGGAGGCCGGTGTCGCGGCCTATATTGTTGACGGCTATAATCCAAAGCGAATGTCGTCGATCCTGACGGTCGCCGCCCAGCGCTTTAACCTTACCCAGGGCCTGCGTCGGGATCTCGACAAGGCCAAGGCGGATCTGGCGGCGCGCAAGGTCATCGATCGCGCCAAGGGCGTTTTGATGAGTTCGCGTAACCTTTCCGAAGACGAGGCCTACAAGGCCCTGCGCAAACATGCCATGGACACGGGGCGACCGATCCACGCCGTAGCTGCCGATATACTGGCCGTCAGCGGCCTGCTGACGCCCCCCAAAGACGGACCGGGTGAAGACTGA
- a CDS encoding response regulator, with translation MPARKILFIDDDPGVLKTAELFLLKLGYDFRQALNPAEAYGILSAEPVDVILLDLNFSRAQMSGEEGLACLREILRHDPHAVVIVVTGHSGLTIAVQALRAGAKNFVMKPWNNARLLEAIEEAIAQRGNPQPPELADGLATLDAGVIVGACDALVRTRELITKYAPLTASVLLMGESGTGKSLVAQALHRQSLRSDVKILQAASLTLADVSDLANITNATLVLEDIDGLAPDLTQALLAALADASRRNTRFVATTSRHHMEIGLQKALLYALSTLEMVLPPLRDRGHDIDLLSHHFARVFALRQGLGARSLAPDAIIALRGYAWPDNLHALRRVVERALVACDGPVATAADLDLPSGTATPDLGLNLERTERLVIEEALSRHNFNISKAAMELGLTRQTLYRRMARHGL, from the coding sequence ATGCCCGCGCGCAAGATCTTGTTTATCGATGATGACCCCGGGGTCCTGAAGACGGCAGAGCTTTTCCTGCTGAAACTGGGTTACGACTTTCGCCAGGCCCTCAATCCCGCCGAAGCCTATGGTATTCTGAGTGCCGAACCTGTGGACGTCATACTTCTGGACCTGAATTTTTCGCGCGCGCAGATGTCAGGGGAGGAGGGACTGGCCTGTCTGCGCGAAATCCTGAGGCATGATCCTCATGCGGTTGTCATCGTTGTGACAGGGCACAGCGGATTGACCATAGCCGTTCAGGCGCTGCGGGCCGGCGCGAAGAACTTCGTCATGAAGCCATGGAACAATGCGCGGCTTCTGGAGGCCATCGAAGAGGCCATCGCGCAACGCGGAAACCCGCAACCTCCCGAACTTGCGGACGGGCTTGCAACGCTTGACGCTGGCGTGATCGTCGGGGCGTGTGATGCTTTGGTGCGCACGCGAGAACTGATCACGAAATACGCGCCCCTGACAGCCTCGGTTCTTCTGATGGGCGAGAGCGGAACGGGAAAGAGCCTGGTGGCTCAGGCGCTCCACCGCCAGTCGCTTCGCTCGGACGTGAAGATCCTGCAGGCGGCGAGCCTCACGCTTGCTGATGTGTCTGATCTGGCCAATATTACGAACGCGACCTTGGTGCTTGAGGATATCGATGGTCTTGCCCCTGACCTTACACAGGCCCTGCTGGCTGCGCTTGCCGACGCCAGCCGGCGTAATACCCGCTTTGTAGCAACGACCAGCCGGCACCATATGGAGATAGGCCTTCAAAAAGCCCTGCTTTATGCGCTGAGCACACTTGAAATGGTGCTGCCGCCGCTACGTGATCGGGGCCATGACATAGACCTGCTTTCCCATCATTTCGCCAGGGTTTTCGCCCTGCGGCAGGGGCTGGGCGCCCGAAGCCTGGCGCCGGATGCCATCATCGCTTTGCGCGGATACGCCTGGCCGGATAACCTGCATGCCTTGCGACGCGTTGTGGAGCGCGCGCTTGTAGCCTGTGATGGACCGGTGGCGACGGCGGCGGATCTTGATCTGCCAAGCGGCACAGCCACACCGGACCTGGGGCTCAATCTCGAACGTACGGAAAGGCTCGTCATTGAAGAGGCGCTGAGCCGCCACAATTTCAATATTTCCAAAGCGGCCATGGAACTTGGTCTGACGCGTCAGACCTTATATCGTCGGATGGCCAGGCATGGCCTTTAA
- a CDS encoding ABC transporter permease, producing the protein MRRVPVHICRSLFRFWGVSLLNIIGLAIGFAAALIIGLYVTSELSFDRFIPQADGIYLVTTVYSPANSPLVSNDKSPAGLAGWLRARAPDVEDAVRLHPVEWSVKSSRFASLERLYWADARFFDVLHLKAVAGKLDTALDQPFKMVLTQKMARRYFGRDDVVGQILLINGASPVEVTAVLADFPANTSLDREIFVSGHSDYSMLTVLDKNPDWQWASCYTFVKLLPGRRLTADTVKRIAADSWHSGSNFPARFTLTPLPEVHFQPEADSQIVTRSHRDTVFAMAAVSAVILLLAAANLAGLMTAQIDERSPEMSVRRSLGAQRHHLFLHILFEALVIHLIALSAGLALVERLLPFINAPMGLKLSLWSSPGFIAWFVTGAILTGMLGALYPATVLSAPRHGYAAGLTAHNRSYLSRVGWITVQFTLLITLLISSQVVHRQWMFATGTALNFDADRVLQIVTYDTLHQFDFKRRILALPGVADASFSRFIPEERDIRPGWAVAPGGRRVQFNRQSVDANFFDMFGVRLLAGRPFSGVYYAETPPTEVILSRSAVEALGYRRPADAIGHVLDYEADRIHIRSTVIGVVDDMRTNTVRKALQPMVFDNQSFSFTRLNVRLKPGDEAAALAAIDRAWQQQYPDYNPIYRYFYSEYLSDLYQDMKQQWWAFALLSVVGICLSVLGLSGLSIYLARARSREIAIRNALGARFWDIVRLRVAPFVKPFLIANLAAGLLSWLLMSWWLRSFDAHIALNPAAFVSAGGLTLLITLITLTVHIVLTSPDRSSQPLRTF; encoded by the coding sequence GTGCGTCGAGTTCCTGTCCATATATGCCGCTCGCTGTTCCGTTTCTGGGGGGTAAGCCTCCTTAACATTATCGGGCTGGCCATAGGTTTCGCGGCCGCCCTCATTATCGGACTGTACGTCACAAGCGAACTCAGTTTCGATCGCTTCATTCCGCAGGCAGACGGCATATACCTGGTGACCACGGTCTACAGCCCCGCCAACAGCCCTTTGGTCAGCAATGACAAATCCCCGGCCGGGCTGGCGGGCTGGCTTCGCGCCCGGGCGCCGGACGTGGAAGACGCCGTGCGGCTGCATCCGGTCGAATGGTCGGTTAAATCATCACGCTTCGCGTCGCTGGAACGTCTCTACTGGGCCGACGCCAGGTTTTTTGACGTCTTGCACCTCAAGGCCGTCGCCGGCAAACTGGACACAGCGCTCGACCAGCCCTTCAAGATGGTCCTGACCCAAAAGATGGCACGGCGGTACTTCGGCCGGGACGATGTCGTAGGGCAGATTTTGCTGATCAACGGGGCCTCTCCTGTCGAGGTTACGGCCGTTTTGGCCGATTTCCCCGCCAATACGAGCCTTGACCGCGAAATTTTTGTCTCTGGCCACAGCGATTACAGCATGTTGACTGTGCTTGACAAAAACCCGGATTGGCAGTGGGCGTCGTGCTATACCTTCGTGAAACTCCTGCCGGGAAGGCGCCTGACAGCCGATACGGTCAAACGCATCGCCGCCGACAGTTGGCATAGTGGCAGTAATTTCCCGGCAAGATTCACCCTCACCCCGCTGCCTGAGGTGCATTTCCAGCCGGAGGCTGACAGCCAGATTGTCACTCGCAGCCACAGGGATACGGTCTTTGCCATGGCCGCCGTCTCCGCCGTCATCCTGCTTCTCGCTGCGGCGAATCTGGCGGGGCTGATGACGGCCCAAATCGACGAACGCAGCCCTGAGATGTCGGTGCGCCGCAGTTTGGGCGCCCAGCGGCATCACCTGTTCTTACATATCTTGTTTGAGGCGCTTGTTATTCATCTCATCGCTTTGTCCGCGGGGCTTGCCCTGGTCGAGAGGTTGCTGCCGTTCATCAATGCGCCCATGGGACTGAAGCTATCGCTCTGGTCGTCACCAGGCTTTATCGCTTGGTTTGTCACAGGCGCGATCCTCACGGGCATGCTGGGGGCCCTTTATCCGGCCACCGTTCTATCAGCGCCACGACACGGTTATGCGGCAGGCCTAACCGCCCATAATCGTTCCTACCTTAGCCGCGTTGGCTGGATAACGGTGCAGTTCACCCTGCTCATAACACTCCTGATTTCTTCACAGGTCGTCCATCGGCAGTGGATGTTCGCCACCGGAACCGCGCTGAATTTCGACGCAGACCGCGTTCTTCAGATCGTCACCTACGATACGCTTCACCAGTTTGACTTCAAGCGACGCATCCTCGCCCTTCCCGGCGTCGCTGATGCCTCCTTCTCACGTTTTATTCCCGAAGAAAGGGACATTCGACCGGGTTGGGCCGTGGCGCCGGGCGGACGGCGTGTCCAGTTCAACCGGCAATCGGTTGATGCGAACTTCTTCGATATGTTCGGCGTGCGCCTTCTGGCAGGCAGACCCTTCTCCGGCGTCTACTACGCCGAAACGCCGCCGACTGAGGTGATCCTCAGCCGCTCGGCGGTCGAGGCCCTGGGATATCGCCGGCCGGCCGACGCGATTGGCCACGTGCTTGATTATGAGGCCGATCGCATTCACATCCGGTCAACGGTTATAGGCGTGGTCGACGACATGCGCACCAACACGGTGCGCAAAGCCTTGCAGCCGATGGTTTTTGACAACCAGTCGTTTTCCTTCACCCGCCTCAATGTCAGGCTGAAGCCAGGCGACGAAGCGGCGGCGCTCGCGGCTATTGATAGGGCCTGGCAACAGCAATATCCGGACTACAATCCCATCTACCGCTACTTTTATTCGGAATATCTGAGCGATCTCTATCAGGACATGAAGCAGCAATGGTGGGCTTTCGCCCTGCTCTCGGTTGTTGGTATCTGCCTGTCCGTTTTGGGCCTGAGCGGACTGTCTATCTACCTGGCGCGGGCGCGCAGCCGTGAAATCGCCATCCGCAACGCCTTGGGGGCTCGCTTTTGGGATATTGTCCGGCTCAGGGTGGCGCCCTTCGTTAAACCCTTTCTGATCGCCAACCTGGCCGCTGGCCTTTTATCCTGGCTTTTGATGTCGTGGTGGCTGAGGTCCTTTGACGCCCACATTGCGTTAAACCCCGCCGCCTTTGTGAGCGCCGGGGGTCTTACGCTCCTTATCACCCTGATCACCCTTACCGTTCACATTGTCCTGACATCGCCGGACCGCTCAAGTCAGCCGCTGCGCACGTTCTGA
- a CDS encoding helix-turn-helix domain-containing protein, producing MRSQNNVRRSEPTSLTAPVLPKSASTGSRGLTLGLKVLEHLATCETPATQQTIASALKISGSSVYRSMVVLEQRGYVARIGKDGAYATTRKLFHIQSTADTHQRLLSHAQPIMCTLSESISQSCNLSIPIAADMQVVSHQESSGPYGINVPIGFRYDIPNSAPGLAFTAFMKHSDPASWPQGLSTTIDAQWTSLKKTVQAATEAGFTKVANPYLPDVIDLSCPIFDKSRFVAALTVPYIKTSTSPSLTWCLAALQQAAERLNASLQSEALVS from the coding sequence ATGAGAAGCCAAAACAATGTCCGTCGGAGCGAACCAACGTCATTGACCGCCCCCGTCTTGCCTAAATCAGCAAGCACGGGTTCACGCGGCCTGACCCTGGGGCTTAAGGTTCTGGAGCATCTCGCCACCTGCGAAACACCGGCGACACAACAAACGATTGCGAGCGCTTTGAAGATATCCGGTTCGTCGGTTTACCGTTCGATGGTCGTCCTTGAGCAGCGCGGCTACGTGGCGCGGATCGGCAAGGACGGTGCCTACGCGACCACCCGAAAGCTGTTCCATATCCAGTCGACGGCCGATACCCACCAGAGATTGCTCAGTCATGCTCAGCCCATCATGTGCACTTTGTCCGAAAGCATTTCGCAATCGTGCAACCTGTCGATTCCGATCGCGGCAGATATGCAGGTCGTAAGCCATCAAGAATCATCTGGCCCCTACGGAATCAACGTCCCGATCGGATTCCGCTACGATATTCCGAACTCTGCTCCCGGGCTGGCTTTTACGGCGTTTATGAAACATTCCGATCCTGCGAGTTGGCCACAGGGCCTCTCCACGACCATTGACGCGCAATGGACCTCATTGAAAAAAACGGTGCAGGCGGCAACTGAAGCCGGGTTCACAAAGGTTGCCAATCCGTACCTACCCGATGTTATCGACCTATCGTGCCCCATCTTCGACAAGAGCCGGTTCGTGGCCGCCCTGACCGTTCCGTACATCAAAACCAGCACAAGTCCGAGCCTCACCTGGTGTCTGGCGGCGTTGCAACAGGCGGCTGAGCGCCTGAACGCGTCGCTGCAAAGCGAGGCGTTGGTCTCCTGA
- a CDS encoding ABC transporter ATP-binding protein — protein sequence MPLISLKNLEFTYETPERRVEVLRGVSLDIEPGEFVAICGPSGCGKSTLLNILGTLERPSSGQYIYDGDTLDDRTPGQLAQLRAKDIGFVFQSFNLIDSLTVYDNIELALLYRNERDKNRRARIMEAMDRVGIAHRANHLPRQLSGGQQQRCAIARAIVGRPAILLADEPTGNLDSENAAQIFGILKALHLEGSTLVVVTHSPSQADQAERVVEMLDGRIQFTRRRLL from the coding sequence ATGCCGCTTATCAGTCTTAAGAACCTGGAGTTCACGTACGAAACACCGGAACGACGCGTCGAGGTGTTGCGGGGCGTTTCACTCGACATCGAACCGGGCGAGTTCGTTGCCATTTGCGGCCCCTCTGGCTGTGGTAAATCGACCCTGCTCAACATACTGGGGACGCTGGAGCGTCCGTCATCCGGCCAGTACATCTACGACGGCGACACTCTGGACGACCGTACGCCCGGTCAGCTTGCGCAACTCAGGGCGAAGGATATCGGCTTTGTGTTCCAGAGCTTCAACCTGATCGACAGCCTGACGGTCTATGACAATATCGAGTTGGCCCTGCTGTACCGAAACGAACGCGACAAAAACCGGCGGGCCCGGATCATGGAGGCCATGGATCGCGTCGGCATAGCCCATCGGGCCAACCATTTGCCCCGGCAACTGTCCGGCGGACAGCAACAGCGCTGTGCCATAGCCCGCGCGATTGTCGGACGTCCCGCTATCCTTTTGGCCGACGAACCGACAGGTAATCTTGATTCGGAAAATGCGGCTCAGATTTTCGGCATTCTCAAAGCGCTTCACCTGGAAGGCAGTACGCTGGTCGTGGTCACCCACTCCCCCAGCCAGGCCGATCAGGCGGAACGGGTTGTGGAAATGCTGGACGGCCGCATCCAGTTTACACGGCGCCGTCTGTTATGA